From Erwinia sp. HDF1-3R, one genomic window encodes:
- a CDS encoding glutathione S-transferase family protein encodes MGQLIDGVWHDNWYDTASTGGRFRRSESAFRNWVTASGDAGPTGKGGFRAEAGRYHLYVSLACPWAHRTLIMRKLKGLESLISVSVVHPLMLENGWTFDKSFPGATGDDLYQHDYLYQLYLQADQSYTGRVTVPVLWDKQQNTLVSNESADILRMLNSAFDAAGARAGDYYPADLRDKINQVNGWIYDTVNNGVYKSGFATTQDAYDEAVTALFNSLERLEQMLGQHRYLTGDRLTEADLRLWTTLVRFDPVYVTHFKCDKYRISDYLNLNGFLREIYQMPGLDETVDLAHIRHHYYCSHKTINPSGIISLGPAFDWDEPHGRDERFR; translated from the coding sequence ATGGGCCAACTGATAGATGGCGTCTGGCACGATAACTGGTATGACACGGCATCCACAGGCGGTCGTTTTCGCCGCTCTGAGTCTGCCTTTCGCAACTGGGTGACCGCCAGCGGTGACGCCGGGCCAACCGGGAAGGGAGGATTTCGCGCCGAAGCGGGCCGCTATCATCTCTATGTTTCCCTTGCCTGCCCCTGGGCGCACCGCACCCTGATTATGCGTAAGCTGAAAGGCCTGGAGTCGCTGATTTCCGTCTCTGTTGTTCACCCTCTGATGCTGGAGAACGGCTGGACCTTTGATAAGTCCTTTCCGGGTGCCACGGGCGATGATCTTTACCAGCACGACTATCTCTACCAGCTTTATCTCCAGGCCGATCAATCCTACACCGGACGAGTCACCGTCCCGGTTCTGTGGGACAAACAGCAAAACACCCTGGTCAGCAATGAGTCAGCCGATATTCTGCGGATGTTAAACAGCGCTTTTGACGCCGCTGGCGCACGGGCGGGAGACTATTATCCAGCGGATCTGCGGGATAAAATTAACCAGGTTAACGGCTGGATTTACGACACGGTCAATAATGGCGTTTATAAATCTGGCTTCGCCACCACGCAGGACGCCTATGACGAAGCCGTAACGGCTCTGTTTAATTCCCTCGAGAGGCTTGAACAGATGCTGGGGCAGCACCGTTATCTGACGGGCGACCGCCTGACCGAGGCCGATCTGCGCCTGTGGACCACCCTGGTGCGCTTCGATCCCGTTTACGTTACTCACTTCAAATGCGATAAGTATCGCATCAGCGACTATCTGAATCTGAATGGGTTCCTGCGTGAGATCTATCAGATGCCCGGCCTGGACGAGACGGTAGACCTGGCGCACATTCGTCATCATTACTATTGCAGCCACAAGACCATCAACCCCAGCGGGATCATTTCACTGGGGCCGGCCTTTGACTGGGATGAACCGCACGGACGTGATGAGCGCTTTCGTTAA
- a CDS encoding DoxX family protein: MKKLEDFGFLLARILMPVLFIVAGWGKINGYSATQQYMEHMHVPGFLLPLTVLLEFGGGLAILFGFLTRFTAIITAIFAIITALIFHSDASVAGSSINFMKNLSISGGYLLLFITGPGAYSLDRLLNKKW, encoded by the coding sequence ATGAAAAAATTAGAAGACTTTGGCTTTCTGCTGGCACGGATCCTGATGCCAGTGCTGTTTATCGTGGCGGGCTGGGGCAAAATTAACGGCTACTCCGCCACGCAGCAATATATGGAACATATGCACGTACCCGGCTTTCTGCTGCCGCTCACTGTCCTTCTGGAGTTCGGGGGTGGCCTGGCCATTCTGTTTGGTTTCCTGACCCGTTTTACCGCAATCATTACCGCCATCTTCGCGATTATTACCGCGCTGATTTTCCATAGCGATGCGTCAGTGGCGGGCAGTTCTATCAACTTTATGAAAAACCTGTCTATATCTGGCGGCTATCTGCTGCTGTTTATTACCGGTCCGGGCGCGTACAGCCTCGATCGTCTGCTCAACAAAAAGTGGTAA
- a CDS encoding YqjK-like family protein, with amino-acid sequence MSSSRERAEHKAELLRLVQQQRLDLSAEKKLFLEATARYDRGWLKLVSLRRFAVVGSGLMAIWSVRHPRRITRWAKRGLGLWSTWRVVRNYLPNR; translated from the coding sequence ATGAGCAGCAGCCGGGAACGTGCCGAACATAAAGCGGAGCTGCTGCGTCTGGTACAGCAACAGCGGCTCGATTTAAGCGCTGAAAAAAAGCTGTTTCTGGAAGCCACCGCTCGCTACGACCGTGGCTGGCTTAAGCTGGTCAGCCTGCGTCGCTTTGCCGTAGTCGGCAGTGGCCTGATGGCCATCTGGTCCGTACGCCATCCCCGCCGCATTACCCGCTGGGCAAAGCGCGGCCTGGGCTTATGGAGCACCTGGCGCGTCGTACGCAATTATCTTCCTAATCGCTGA
- a CDS encoding phage holin family protein, with protein sequence MANLQQSQGPGKGVINIGQRLITTLVGLVETRVRLAVVELEEEKANLIQMLLMTGLTMLFTAFGLMSLMILIIWAVSPQYRLMAVAITTGVLFGLAVIFGLWTLAKSRRSTLLNATRKELKSDRKLLEEEK encoded by the coding sequence ATGGCGAATCTTCAGCAAAGCCAGGGCCCCGGCAAAGGGGTCATTAACATTGGCCAGCGTCTGATCACCACGCTGGTAGGCCTCGTAGAAACGCGCGTCCGGCTGGCGGTCGTCGAGCTTGAAGAAGAGAAAGCGAATCTCATTCAAATGCTCCTGATGACCGGCCTGACCATGCTTTTTACCGCATTTGGCCTGATGAGCCTGATGATCCTCATTATCTGGGCGGTGAGCCCGCAGTATCGACTGATGGCTGTGGCGATCACCACTGGCGTGCTGTTTGGACTGGCGGTTATTTTCGGCCTGTGGACGCTGGCCAAATCACGCCGCTCGACGCTGCTGAATGCCACTCGTAAAGAGCTGAAATCCGATCGTAAGCTGCTGGAGGAAGAAAAATGA
- a CDS encoding YqjD family protein, whose product MSKDTTSEHLRAELKTLADTLEEVLSHTGEKSKSELDKLRSKAQSALKDTRARLGDSGERIAQTSREVADQADVYVRENPWTSVGIGAAIGVVLGVLLTRR is encoded by the coding sequence ATGTCTAAAGACACCACATCTGAGCATCTGCGTGCGGAACTGAAAACCCTGGCGGATACGCTGGAAGAAGTCCTGAGCCACACTGGCGAAAAATCAAAATCCGAACTGGATAAGCTTCGCAGCAAAGCGCAGAGCGCGCTAAAAGATACGCGTGCACGTCTTGGCGACTCCGGCGAGCGTATTGCACAAACCTCACGTGAAGTAGCCGACCAGGCCGACGTTTACGTGCGTGAAAATCCATGGACCAGCGTGGGTATCGGTGCCGCAATTGGTGTGGTACTCGGTGTCCTGCTGACGCGTCGTTAA
- a CDS encoding DUF1090 domain-containing protein: protein MKYRTILGLSLLTLTTFSHAAASLCQQKEQAIQHEIDLARQHDNQRRVNGLERALTEARAGCTDEKLKSLHQEKIKEHQQKVEERQKELDKEKADGDDRKKITRREQKLAEAKRELKEVQAARY, encoded by the coding sequence ATGAAATACCGCACGATTCTCGGCTTAAGCCTGTTAACTCTGACCACTTTCTCCCATGCGGCTGCTTCCCTTTGCCAGCAAAAAGAGCAGGCCATTCAGCATGAAATCGATCTGGCCCGCCAGCATGACAATCAACGTCGCGTTAACGGACTGGAACGGGCTCTGACTGAAGCCCGCGCTGGCTGCACGGATGAGAAACTGAAATCGCTCCATCAGGAGAAGATCAAAGAACATCAGCAGAAAGTGGAAGAGCGGCAGAAAGAGCTGGATAAGGAAAAGGCGGATGGCGATGACCGTAAAAAAATCACCCGGCGTGAACAGAAACTGGCAGAAGCAAAGCGCGAATTAAAGGAAGTTCAGGCGGCTCGCTATTAA
- the mzrA gene encoding EnvZ/OmpR regulon moderator MzrA — MRKFLRSCATTRIFSILLLGAAALVAIFFLPTLFHSESALQIRASRQGITLPDGFYVYQRLNAEGIHIKSITPDNNALLIKFDSVEQSNAAEKVLHELLPYGFSIGRPDAPGTIEWMHRLSQNKQAVG, encoded by the coding sequence ATGCGCAAATTTCTCAGGTCCTGCGCTACTACGCGGATATTTTCGATACTTTTACTGGGCGCGGCTGCGCTGGTGGCGATCTTTTTTCTGCCCACGCTGTTTCACAGCGAAAGTGCGCTGCAAATTCGCGCTTCACGGCAGGGCATCACGCTGCCCGATGGCTTCTACGTTTATCAGCGGCTCAATGCGGAGGGCATACATATCAAAAGTATTACTCCGGATAACAACGCGTTATTGATAAAGTTTGACTCCGTTGAGCAGAGCAACGCTGCGGAAAAGGTGCTTCATGAGCTGTTACCCTATGGTTTCAGTATTGGCCGACCAGACGCGCCAGGCACGATTGAGTGGATGCACCGCCTCAGCCAGAATAAACAGGCCGTCGGCTAA
- a CDS encoding DedA family protein has translation MDIFKALIQALWQQDYDSLADPTLVWAIYAVLFMILFLENGLLPAAFLPGDSLLILVGVLIAKGTMTFPMTLFILTTAASLGCWVSYIQGRWLGNTATVQKWLSHLPAQYHQRAHSLFHRHGLSALLVGRFIAFVRTLLPTIAGLSGLSNARFQLFNWMSGLLWVLILTVMGFALGKTPLFLKYEDQLMFCLMLLPLVLLVFGLAGSLYVLWRKKNSSDANKG, from the coding sequence ATGGATATTTTTAAAGCACTGATACAGGCTCTCTGGCAGCAGGATTATGATTCCCTGGCCGATCCGACGCTGGTATGGGCGATTTACGCCGTGCTGTTTATGATTTTATTCCTCGAAAATGGTCTGCTCCCCGCGGCATTCCTGCCGGGCGACAGCCTGCTGATTCTGGTCGGGGTGCTGATCGCCAAGGGCACCATGACCTTCCCCATGACGCTATTTATTCTGACCACTGCCGCCAGTCTGGGGTGCTGGGTAAGCTATATTCAGGGCCGGTGGCTGGGCAATACGGCGACCGTACAAAAGTGGCTGTCGCATCTTCCCGCTCAGTACCATCAGCGCGCGCACAGCCTGTTTCATCGCCACGGTCTTTCCGCGCTGCTGGTTGGTCGCTTTATTGCCTTTGTCCGTACGCTGCTGCCCACCATTGCCGGCCTGTCCGGCCTGAGCAATGCGCGCTTTCAGTTATTTAACTGGATGAGCGGGCTGCTGTGGGTCTTAATCCTCACCGTTATGGGCTTCGCGCTCGGCAAAACGCCACTTTTTCTCAAATACGAAGATCAGCTGATGTTCTGTCTGATGCTGCTGCCCCTGGTGCTGCTGGTTTTCGGACTGGCGGGATCGCTGTACGTACTGTGGCGGAAAAAAAATAGCTCTGATGCTAATAAGGGATAA
- the sstT gene encoding serine/threonine transporter SstT — MGKERAGLLQRLMQGSLVTQIMIGLFAGMALAWFSKENALAVGLFGELFVSALKAVAPILVMVLVIASIANHQQGQKTNIRPIIVLYLLSTFFAAVVAVVFSHLFPQTLTLADQGQTIAPPSGILAVLHSLLMSMVANPIDALMHANYIGILVWAIGLGFAFRHSSDTTRAFLNDASEAVTGLVRIVIRFAPLGIFGLVASILASTGFAALWDYAHLLALLLGCMVLMALVFNPLLVWWKIRRNPYPLVFTCLRESGVTAFFTRSSAANIPVNMALAKRLQLDEDTYSVSIPIGANISMAGASITITVLTLAAVHTLGIHVDSGTAILLSLVASICACGASGVAGGSLLLIPVACNMFGIPNDVAMQVVAVGFIIGVLQDSAETALNSSADILFTAAACMAEDRREQQKSL, encoded by the coding sequence ATGGGAAAAGAACGCGCGGGGTTACTCCAGCGCCTGATGCAGGGAAGCCTGGTTACACAGATTATGATTGGCCTGTTCGCTGGAATGGCGCTGGCGTGGTTTTCGAAGGAGAATGCGCTGGCTGTGGGTCTGTTTGGCGAGCTGTTCGTTAGCGCACTCAAGGCCGTCGCCCCCATCCTGGTGATGGTGCTGGTGATCGCCTCGATTGCGAACCATCAGCAGGGGCAAAAAACCAATATCCGCCCCATTATTGTGCTTTATCTGCTGAGCACTTTCTTCGCCGCCGTCGTGGCGGTCGTCTTTAGCCATCTGTTTCCACAGACGCTCACGCTGGCTGACCAGGGACAGACCATCGCCCCGCCTTCCGGCATTCTTGCCGTGCTGCACAGCCTGCTGATGAGCATGGTGGCTAATCCCATTGATGCACTCATGCACGCCAACTATATCGGCATTCTGGTCTGGGCCATAGGTCTGGGCTTTGCCTTTCGCCACAGCAGCGATACCACGCGCGCCTTTCTTAACGATGCGTCAGAAGCGGTTACCGGGCTGGTGCGTATCGTTATCCGTTTTGCGCCGCTGGGGATTTTTGGCCTGGTGGCCTCAATCCTTGCCTCGACCGGCTTTGCCGCACTGTGGGATTATGCCCACCTGCTGGCGCTGCTTTTGGGCTGTATGGTACTGATGGCGCTGGTGTTTAATCCGCTCCTGGTATGGTGGAAAATCCGCCGCAATCCTTATCCTCTGGTATTTACCTGCCTGCGCGAAAGCGGGGTGACCGCATTCTTCACCCGCAGCTCGGCGGCCAATATTCCGGTGAATATGGCCCTGGCGAAAAGGCTACAGCTGGATGAGGACACCTATTCCGTTTCCATTCCCATTGGGGCGAATATCAGCATGGCTGGCGCCTCCATCACCATTACCGTGCTGACGCTGGCAGCGGTCCATACGCTGGGGATCCACGTTGATAGCGGAACGGCCATTCTGCTTAGCCTGGTCGCGTCAATTTGTGCCTGTGGCGCATCTGGCGTGGCGGGGGGGTCTCTGCTGCTGATCCCGGTGGCCTGCAATATGTTCGGTATTCCTAATGATGTCGCCATGCAGGTGGTGGCCGTTGGCTTCATTATTGGCGTGCTACAGGATTCTGCCGAAACGGCGCTGAACTCCTCCGCCGATATTCTGTTTACCGCCGCCGCCTGTATGGCAGAAGATCGTCGGGAACAGCAAAAGAGCCTTTAA
- a CDS encoding TerC family protein, whose protein sequence is MHTTGTPLLWGCFAAIVLIMLAIDLFLQGLRGAQTMTFKQAAVWSLIWVTVSLLFSAALWAYLQATAGPEVAHRQTLAFLTGYVLEKALAVDNVFVWLMLFSYFAIPPALQRRVLIYGVLGAIVLRTLLIFAGSWLVTEFSWVLYLFGVFLLFTGVKMAIPGGEDEKPAGDKPLIRWLRGHLRMTEGLEGEKFFIRRNGLLFATPLLLALIMVEISDVIFAADSIPAIFAVTTDPFIVLTSNLFAILGLRAMYFLLASVAERFSMLKYGLAVVLIFIGIKMLIVDFYHIPVAASLATVGGILAVTLLINAWVNQRNRRKAG, encoded by the coding sequence ATGCACACCACGGGTACACCGCTTCTCTGGGGCTGCTTTGCCGCCATCGTATTGATTATGCTTGCCATCGACCTGTTCCTCCAGGGCCTACGCGGCGCACAAACCATGACCTTCAAACAGGCAGCCGTCTGGTCACTTATCTGGGTGACCGTATCGCTGTTATTCAGCGCCGCGCTTTGGGCCTACCTGCAGGCCACCGCAGGACCTGAGGTGGCACATCGCCAGACCCTGGCTTTTCTGACCGGCTACGTGCTGGAAAAAGCGCTGGCCGTGGATAACGTCTTCGTCTGGCTGATGCTGTTCAGCTATTTCGCCATTCCCCCCGCATTGCAGCGGCGAGTGTTGATTTACGGGGTGCTTGGCGCGATCGTCCTGCGCACCCTGCTGATTTTCGCCGGAAGCTGGCTGGTGACCGAGTTTAGCTGGGTGCTATATCTCTTCGGCGTCTTCCTGCTGTTTACCGGGGTTAAGATGGCTATTCCGGGGGGAGAGGACGAAAAACCGGCGGGAGACAAGCCGCTGATTCGCTGGCTGCGTGGCCACCTGCGCATGACGGAGGGGCTGGAGGGCGAGAAGTTCTTTATTCGTCGCAATGGATTACTGTTTGCCACACCGCTGCTGCTGGCATTAATCATGGTTGAGATTAGCGATGTGATCTTCGCCGCAGACAGCATTCCGGCCATTTTCGCGGTCACCACCGACCCCTTTATCGTGCTGACCTCCAACCTTTTCGCCATTCTGGGCCTCCGCGCTATGTATTTCCTGCTCGCAAGCGTGGCGGAGCGCTTTTCCATGCTGAAGTATGGCCTGGCGGTGGTGCTGATATTTATCGGAATCAAAATGCTGATCGTCGATTTCTACCACATTCCGGTGGCGGCCTCGCTGGCGACGGTTGGCGGGATTCTGGCGGTGACGCTGCTGATCAACGCCTGGGTTAACCAGCGCAACCGTCGCAAAGCTGGATAA
- a CDS encoding chloride channel protein: MTTGSRHALKTGNRHALNWTSILVAIPVGFAATLVTLGFRLVIEIINSLLFGSKQDVTQAIAVYPAYFWPLIVGGGGLIAGFFLRYATAIEKKETVRTDYLEVINARLDAVPTKTSLFRALSSIASIGSGASIGKEGPMVQLSALIGSLMGRFCFPRLALRNSDVVAMAAAAGLSSVYHAPLASAIFVAEIAFGISALQRLIPLIISSGVAVLTLWALGYRSAIYPFSHAQFDLTPGNMLLTVAVGLLAGLVGGGMIWLIQQSRQRFSRVTSLPLRLGLGGLIVGAMAIATPAILGNGYEVIVAIMAGGFMIKGLVILLVLKMLATAISVGSNAVGGLFTPSLLTGAVLGVLVAMLARLAGFPVSDPVVFAAVGMGAVLASVSQAPLMAMLMVLEMTLNSSLLFPTMIACVLATMTAYRLQVNSTYPVVKNHFSRSDAKFDFDNGIISQFIVSGAALKPGDSVGKALAVSTLKRERFVYVINDSGQFMGAVSIHDISHKVLDKEITLESPVSCVVDASFPTVYENQTITQGWEAFARVTLERLPVLNNPQERKYLGALTKTSLIQKAEAFL; this comes from the coding sequence ATGACGACGGGCAGCAGACATGCACTTAAGACGGGCAACAGACACGCTCTGAACTGGACCAGTATTCTGGTCGCCATCCCGGTGGGTTTTGCCGCCACGCTGGTGACGCTGGGCTTCAGGCTGGTCATTGAAATTATCAACTCGCTGCTGTTTGGCAGTAAACAGGATGTCACCCAGGCGATTGCCGTGTATCCGGCTTACTTCTGGCCGCTGATTGTGGGCGGCGGCGGCCTGATAGCCGGGTTCTTCCTGCGCTACGCCACGGCCATTGAGAAAAAAGAAACGGTGCGCACCGATTACCTGGAAGTGATCAATGCCAGGCTGGATGCCGTACCCACGAAAACGTCGCTGTTCCGCGCGCTCTCCTCGATAGCCAGCATCGGCAGCGGCGCCTCCATCGGTAAAGAGGGACCGATGGTCCAGCTCTCGGCGCTTATTGGCAGCCTGATGGGGCGCTTCTGCTTTCCGCGTCTGGCGTTAAGAAACAGTGACGTTGTGGCGATGGCCGCCGCCGCTGGCCTCTCTTCGGTTTATCATGCGCCGCTGGCGTCGGCTATTTTCGTGGCGGAGATCGCGTTTGGCATCTCGGCGCTACAGCGGCTTATCCCGCTGATCATCTCCTCAGGCGTGGCGGTACTCACGCTCTGGGCGCTGGGCTATCGCTCCGCCATCTATCCTTTCTCCCACGCTCAGTTTGACCTGACGCCGGGGAATATGCTGCTGACCGTCGCGGTAGGCTTGCTGGCCGGGCTGGTGGGCGGCGGGATGATCTGGCTCATCCAGCAGAGTCGACAGCGCTTCAGTCGGGTGACAAGCCTGCCGCTGCGGCTGGGGCTGGGCGGGTTGATTGTTGGGGCGATGGCGATAGCCACCCCGGCCATTCTCGGTAATGGCTATGAAGTGATTGTGGCGATCATGGCCGGTGGCTTTATGATCAAGGGGCTGGTGATTTTGCTGGTGCTGAAGATGCTCGCAACTGCCATATCGGTCGGGTCTAACGCCGTGGGCGGTCTGTTTACCCCGTCGCTGTTAACGGGCGCGGTGCTTGGCGTGCTGGTGGCGATGCTGGCGCGTCTGGCGGGTTTTCCGGTCAGCGATCCGGTGGTCTTTGCCGCCGTCGGCATGGGGGCGGTGCTGGCCTCAGTGAGTCAGGCTCCTCTGATGGCGATGCTGATGGTGCTGGAGATGACCCTCAACAGCAGCCTGCTGTTCCCGACGATGATCGCCTGCGTGCTGGCGACCATGACGGCTTACCGGCTACAGGTTAATAGCACCTACCCGGTGGTTAAGAACCACTTCAGCCGTTCGGATGCGAAGTTCGATTTCGACAACGGGATTATCTCGCAGTTTATCGTCTCCGGCGCGGCGCTAAAGCCTGGAGATTCGGTGGGCAAAGCGCTGGCAGTCAGCACGCTAAAGCGTGAGCGATTTGTCTATGTTATCAATGACAGCGGGCAATTTATGGGGGCCGTCTCTATTCACGATATTTCCCATAAGGTTCTGGATAAAGAGATCACGCTGGAGTCACCGGTTAGCTGCGTAGTGGATGCCAGCTTTCCTACCGTTTATGAAAACCAGACCATTACCCAGGGATGGGAGGCGTTTGCCAGAGTGACGCTGGAACGGCTGCCGGTGCTGAATAATCCCCAGGAACGGAAATACCTCGGTGCGCTGACCAAAACCAGCCTGATCCAGAAGGCTGAGGCGTTTCTTTAG
- a CDS encoding YdcF family protein, which yields MGGFDCVYDGTLAVGYANALYSQRGYELCHSPDLTEMRKKFLQEKIGYCKNKISEMEKLFNDFIENHNEIGGRQSAPHYDTMVILGTLKSRLDSRLNTAMEYAENNKFSRIVITGGFNGSFSESGYMEEKLLERGISPSLIVAESRARDTLGNAIFSADIFADHSHSVLVVTSCYHAPRAHCLFRKVLPQHIGLTTAMSKKPEEMRYLEQNRRSVINDEMRALNKAIRNIVGYSEPGGMTLQHFHRKLLREHDLYKE from the coding sequence ATGGGCGGTTTTGATTGTGTTTATGACGGCACTCTGGCGGTTGGCTATGCCAATGCGCTTTATTCACAACGGGGATATGAACTGTGCCATTCTCCCGATTTAACAGAAATGAGAAAGAAATTCCTGCAGGAAAAAATCGGATACTGTAAAAATAAAATATCGGAAATGGAAAAGCTGTTTAATGACTTTATCGAAAATCATAATGAAATAGGCGGTCGGCAATCAGCGCCTCATTACGATACTATGGTGATATTAGGCACGTTAAAATCACGTCTCGACTCAAGGCTTAATACGGCCATGGAATATGCCGAAAATAATAAGTTCTCACGGATAGTGATTACCGGTGGGTTTAACGGCAGCTTTTCAGAGAGTGGCTATATGGAAGAAAAACTTCTGGAAAGAGGTATTTCACCCTCACTCATCGTCGCGGAAAGCAGGGCGAGAGATACCCTGGGCAATGCGATCTTCTCGGCGGATATCTTCGCAGACCACAGCCACTCTGTTCTGGTTGTGACCTCTTGTTATCATGCTCCGCGCGCGCACTGTCTGTTTCGTAAGGTGCTTCCTCAGCATATTGGCCTCACCACTGCCATGAGCAAAAAACCTGAGGAGATGCGCTATCTCGAGCAAAACAGGAGGTCAGTGATCAACGATGAGATGCGTGCCCTTAACAAAGCGATTCGCAACATTGTTGGCTACTCTGAGCCTGGCGGAATGACACTGCAGCACTTCCACCGTAAGCTGTTGAGAGAGCATGATTTATATAAAGAATAA
- a CDS encoding DUF892 family protein, with amino-acid sequence MTHQENYLAWVKDAHAMEKQAESMLEKMAGRLEHYPDLKARIKQHIEETRQQQVLVQSVIDRFDTSHSTLKDAVGKLSALGQAMGGMLADDEVVKGAISGYVFENLEIASYTSLIAAAELVGDREGARIFAQIREEEVAMADWALKHLPDVTEQFMVRSAAPGVEAKK; translated from the coding sequence ATGACACATCAGGAAAACTACCTGGCCTGGGTTAAAGACGCCCATGCAATGGAAAAGCAGGCAGAAAGCATGCTTGAAAAAATGGCCGGACGACTGGAGCACTACCCGGATTTAAAGGCACGCATTAAACAGCATATTGAGGAGACGCGGCAGCAGCAGGTGCTGGTGCAGTCGGTTATTGATCGCTTTGACACCTCCCACTCTACGCTTAAGGATGCGGTCGGGAAGCTGTCGGCACTCGGCCAGGCAATGGGCGGCATGCTGGCCGATGATGAAGTGGTAAAGGGCGCGATCAGCGGCTATGTTTTTGAAAACCTTGAGATAGCCAGCTATACCTCGCTCATTGCGGCGGCCGAACTGGTTGGCGATCGCGAAGGCGCACGTATTTTTGCACAAATTCGCGAGGAAGAAGTCGCCATGGCCGACTGGGCGCTTAAGCATCTACCGGACGTGACCGAACAGTTTATGGTTCGCTCAGCCGCACCGGGCGTTGAAGCTAAAAAATAA
- a CDS encoding YsnF/AvaK domain-containing protein, translating into MSHEKIVTAFNQLQQAEAAKEKLIVEGIAEKNIDIISGKRLQVEDKEIRHPSFWQRLFGTDVDDNYATEYSKALRSGGVLLTVKVPKDQADHIEHELSAFAADYSSLSTHRGALTGGEFAGETNDLGTTPGSLSSTAQPPVATPAGTPAGKGLETDRDALKLAEEEVAIGKRQVSDGSVRLRRYTVEDEVAEDVSLYDQHAEVFRRAVDEPAYLNDVDWSDKTIEVEESHEIPTIEKTTRVKEEVGLRGEETARTETVKDSVRRQEVEVEHDKETRLNTPPVDKKF; encoded by the coding sequence ATGTCACATGAAAAAATCGTAACCGCATTCAACCAACTTCAACAGGCAGAAGCGGCGAAAGAAAAATTGATCGTCGAAGGTATTGCTGAAAAAAATATCGATATTATTTCAGGTAAAAGATTACAGGTCGAAGATAAAGAGATTCGCCACCCAAGCTTCTGGCAGCGTCTGTTCGGTACCGATGTCGATGATAACTATGCCACCGAGTACAGCAAAGCGCTGCGTTCCGGCGGCGTTCTGCTTACGGTAAAAGTCCCTAAAGACCAGGCCGACCATATTGAACATGAACTGAGCGCCTTTGCAGCCGACTACTCTTCGCTGTCCACCCACCGTGGCGCGCTGACCGGCGGCGAATTTGCCGGAGAGACCAATGACCTTGGTACGACCCCAGGCTCGCTCTCTTCAACGGCTCAGCCCCCTGTCGCCACGCCAGCAGGCACGCCAGCAGGTAAAGGTCTTGAAACCGACCGCGATGCGCTGAAGCTTGCGGAAGAAGAAGTGGCAATTGGTAAGCGTCAGGTCAGCGATGGTTCCGTTCGCCTTCGCCGTTACACGGTAGAAGATGAAGTGGCAGAAGACGTTTCACTGTACGATCAGCACGCTGAAGTTTTCCGTCGCGCAGTCGATGAACCTGCCTACCTGAACGACGTTGACTGGTCCGATAAAACCATCGAGGTTGAAGAGTCTCATGAAATCCCAACTATCGAGAAGACCACGCGTGTGAAAGAGGAAGTCGGTCTTCGCGGCGAAGAAACTGCCCGTACCGAAACCGTTAAGGACAGCGTACGTCGTCAGGAAGTGGAAGTTGAGCACGATAAAGAAACGCGTCTTAACACCCCGCCCGTTGATAAGAAGTTCTAA
- a CDS encoding YsnF/AvaK domain-containing protein: MGNKNEPLDEYAEGVDKMQLAEEQVNISKERSVDARYRIHRTTHVNEELLEAELSHDEVDIRHVAINQVLGENDSPQVRQEGDVLIIPVIEEQVEIVRRNVLKEEIHIHKRSKTENFRQSITLRNQEVTIEKEET; encoded by the coding sequence ATGGGAAATAAAAACGAGCCGCTGGATGAATACGCTGAAGGCGTAGATAAAATGCAGCTGGCTGAAGAGCAGGTTAACATCTCTAAAGAACGCAGCGTCGACGCGAGGTACCGCATACATCGCACGACACACGTCAATGAAGAGTTACTTGAAGCCGAGCTGTCTCACGATGAAGTCGACATTCGACATGTTGCCATTAATCAGGTGCTGGGTGAAAACGATTCACCGCAGGTTCGTCAGGAAGGGGATGTGCTTATTATTCCCGTCATTGAGGAACAGGTAGAAATTGTCCGTCGAAACGTGCTTAAGGAAGAAATTCATATCCACAAGCGCAGCAAAACCGAAAATTTCAGGCAGAGTATTACTCTGCGTAATCAGGAAGTCACTATCGAGAAAGAAGAAACCTGA